One genomic region from Phycisphaerae bacterium encodes:
- a CDS encoding sugar ABC transporter permease: protein MISERPRNNWRGYLFIAPATIYLAVFSLIPVAFAAYLSLHRWHLLKSDHPFVGCGNYTALAANPLFRGAVWNTLVYAMASVPLGVVSALVVAMLVSRPLKAIGVFRVLYYIPAVCSQVALSMVWIWILLPEKGLISHGIRFLNLLTETVGSIGGVDLSIFHIDLGTDLLAMRGWAMAALVLMSMWIGLGPRMVIFIAGLQGIPETLYEAADLDGCNRWQRFWYVTLPQLAPTMLFVTVTTTIAAFQLFTPVYMMTQGGPQRTTDVVSFHIFQEAWRKYEAGMASAQSYVLFAMILVVAAFQIALMRKGLDREEAAQ from the coding sequence ATGATTTCCGAACGGCCTCGAAACAACTGGCGCGGCTATCTGTTCATCGCTCCGGCGACGATCTACCTCGCCGTGTTCTCGTTGATTCCGGTGGCGTTCGCCGCCTACCTCAGCCTGCACCGCTGGCACTTGCTCAAGAGCGACCACCCCTTTGTCGGATGCGGAAACTACACCGCACTCGCGGCCAACCCCCTGTTCCGCGGAGCCGTGTGGAACACCCTGGTCTACGCCATGGCCAGCGTGCCCCTCGGCGTGGTCTCCGCACTCGTCGTGGCCATGCTGGTCAGTAGGCCGCTCAAGGCCATCGGCGTGTTCCGGGTCCTCTACTACATCCCCGCGGTCTGCTCTCAGGTCGCCCTGTCCATGGTCTGGATCTGGATTCTACTTCCGGAGAAAGGTCTGATCAGCCATGGCATCCGATTCCTCAACCTCCTCACCGAGACGGTCGGCAGCATCGGCGGCGTGGACCTCTCGATCTTCCATATCGATCTCGGTACCGATCTCCTGGCCATGCGCGGCTGGGCTATGGCCGCCTTGGTGTTGATGAGCATGTGGATCGGACTTGGGCCTCGCATGGTGATCTTCATCGCGGGCCTGCAGGGTATCCCGGAAACACTCTACGAGGCCGCCGATCTGGACGGCTGCAATCGATGGCAGCGATTCTGGTACGTGACGCTGCCCCAACTCGCCCCGACCATGCTCTTCGTCACCGTCACCACAACCATTGCCGCCTTCCAGCTCTTCACACCCGTGTACATGATGACCCAGGGCGGCCCGCAACGCACGACCGACGTGGTCTCGTTCCACATTTTCCAGGAGGCCTGGCGCAAGTACGAAGCAGGCATGGCCAGCGCTCAATCGTATGTCCTCTTCGCCATGATCCTGGTGGTAGCCGCGTTCCAGATCGCCTTGATGCGCAAGGGACTTGATCGTGAGGAGGCGGCCCAATGA
- a CDS encoding carbohydrate ABC transporter permease produces the protein MTRRGMKTALHYLVLLLIAASTVLPFVWMFFTSLHGQRAELPTMANLFSPAGGYHFDNYRYVLTYGELPVWRFAVNSVIVTTGVVLFQLALCSLAAFGFARLHFRGRNSIFFLFLLTMMIPGQVLIVPLFLMVQKLGWLDSYWGLIIPYQYLSTAFGTFLLRQFFVTIPHSLDEAARLDGCSELGVFWHVILPSSKPALATIAAFAFIWTWTDFYWALLASSSRTMRPLEVGLSAFRDSYGMTCWSLQMTAAVIVLVPVLLVFLALQRYFVRGVVTSGIKG, from the coding sequence ATGACCCGACGGGGCATGAAGACCGCACTGCACTATCTGGTGCTGCTGCTGATCGCGGCCAGCACCGTGTTGCCATTCGTGTGGATGTTCTTCACCTCCCTGCACGGGCAGCGGGCCGAACTCCCGACGATGGCGAACCTGTTCTCCCCCGCCGGCGGATACCATTTCGACAACTACCGCTATGTCCTGACCTACGGCGAACTGCCGGTCTGGCGCTTTGCGGTGAACAGCGTGATCGTGACCACCGGCGTGGTTCTGTTCCAGCTGGCCCTGTGCTCCTTGGCCGCGTTCGGATTCGCCCGCCTCCACTTCCGGGGACGCAACTCGATCTTCTTCCTGTTCCTGCTCACCATGATGATTCCCGGCCAGGTGCTCATTGTCCCTCTGTTTCTCATGGTGCAGAAACTCGGCTGGCTCGACAGCTACTGGGGACTGATCATTCCCTATCAGTACCTGAGCACGGCTTTCGGCACGTTCCTGCTTCGCCAGTTCTTCGTGACTATTCCGCACAGCCTGGACGAGGCCGCTCGCCTCGACGGCTGCAGCGAACTGGGCGTGTTCTGGCACGTCATCCTGCCGAGCTCGAAGCCGGCTTTGGCCACCATCGCGGCTTTCGCCTTCATCTGGACGTGGACCGACTTCTACTGGGCTTTGCTCGCGTCAAGTTCGCGAACCATGCGTCCTCTCGAAGTCGGCCTGTCCGCCTTCCGCGACTCCTATGGCATGACCTGCTGGTCGCTGCAGATGACCGCCGCCGTGATCGTCCTGGTGCCCGTCCTGTTGGTGTTTCTCGCTTTGCAACGCTACTTCGTCCGCGGCGTGGTCACGAGCGGGATTAAAGGATAG
- a CDS encoding DUF2961 domain-containing protein gives MFPMTGLAALPLLRNYRSRRESSYDRTGANRDWMDIEGGTTRTIARIEGPGCIRHIWNTMLFTNEDYFRRVVLRFFWDECPDPSIECPVGDFFGLGHGKRKNFVTAVMQMSPQDGRAFNCWWPMPFHKSARIEIENPGDETFPYYYYIDYESYDSPAVLDGQAFFHVQWRRENPTGAWGDEYNHLMPDRATEWREKLHFGGDPRALNKSNSDNYVMLDAVGDGIYCGAHLNIDVFERQKNEWYGEGDDMIFIDGEPWPPSLHGTGTEDWCNTAFGPSQEYTAPFHGILLYSGDERGKWRGKQTIYRYHIEDPIRFRKSIHVSIEHGHANKLGNDYSSTAYYYLSRPARGGVLPPVEQRLPRLDPVQNPAQ, from the coding sequence ATGTTCCCAATGACCGGCCTTGCCGCTCTGCCCCTGTTGCGGAACTACCGCAGCAGACGGGAGAGCAGTTACGATCGTACCGGCGCGAACCGCGACTGGATGGACATCGAGGGCGGTACAACCAGGACCATCGCGAGGATCGAAGGACCAGGGTGTATCCGCCATATCTGGAACACCATGCTCTTCACCAATGAGGACTACTTCCGGCGAGTCGTGCTGCGGTTCTTCTGGGACGAGTGCCCCGATCCCAGCATCGAATGTCCAGTCGGCGATTTCTTCGGGCTCGGCCACGGCAAGCGCAAGAACTTCGTCACCGCGGTCATGCAGATGAGCCCCCAGGACGGGCGGGCCTTCAACTGCTGGTGGCCGATGCCGTTCCACAAGTCCGCCCGCATCGAAATCGAGAACCCCGGCGACGAGACCTTCCCGTACTACTACTACATCGACTACGAAAGCTACGATTCGCCGGCGGTGCTCGACGGCCAGGCCTTCTTCCACGTCCAGTGGCGGCGGGAGAACCCGACCGGCGCCTGGGGCGACGAGTACAACCACCTCATGCCCGACCGGGCAACCGAATGGCGGGAAAAGCTCCACTTCGGCGGCGACCCGAGAGCGCTCAACAAGTCCAACAGCGACAACTACGTGATGCTCGACGCCGTCGGCGACGGGATCTACTGCGGCGCCCACCTGAACATCGATGTCTTCGAGCGGCAGAAGAACGAGTGGTACGGCGAAGGCGACGACATGATCTTCATCGACGGTGAGCCCTGGCCGCCGTCCCTGCACGGCACCGGCACCGAGGACTGGTGCAACACCGCCTTCGGTCCCTCGCAGGAGTACACCGCGCCGTTCCACGGCATACTGCTCTACAGCGGCGATGAGCGCGGCAAGTGGCGAGGCAAGCAGACCATCTACCGCTACCACATCGAAGACCCGATCCGCTTCCGCAAGTCGATCCACGTCTCCATCGAGCATGGCCACGCCAACAAGCTCGGCAACGACTACAGCAGTACCGCATACTACTACCTGAGTCGGCCGGCTCGAGGCGGGGTTCTGCCTCCCGTCGAGCAGCGGCTACCGCGGCTGGATCCCGTCCAGAACCCGGCTCAGTAA